A window of Sutcliffiella cohnii contains these coding sequences:
- a CDS encoding pyridoxal phosphate-dependent aminotransferase, producing MKNFKQSKLLQTLPKQFFASLVEKSGKVVALGHDVINLGQGNPDQPTPQHIVQSMQNAVLKPQHHKYAPFRGHDFLKEAVAAFYKREYDVVLDPATEIAVLFGGKAGLVELPVCLLNEGDTVLVPDPGYPDYLSGVALAKANMEVMPLEEKNNFLPNYQNISESVLKDAKLMFLNYPNNPTGAMATAAFFEETVELANKNNICVVHDFAYGAIGFEGNRPISFLQTAGAKNVGVEIYTLSKTYNMAGWRVGFTVGNASVIEAINLLQDHLYVSLFSSIQEAAATALLDSQHCVDELVEMYEERRNVLVNGLKEIGWDVNAPQGSFFAWLKVPNGYTSESFSDYLLENAHIVVAPGIGFGSYGEGYVRVGLLTSTERLQEAVDRIKKLQLFS from the coding sequence ATGAAAAACTTTAAACAATCAAAATTGTTACAAACGTTACCGAAACAATTTTTTGCATCCCTTGTTGAAAAGAGCGGAAAAGTAGTTGCATTAGGTCATGATGTCATTAACTTAGGACAAGGAAATCCGGATCAGCCAACACCGCAACATATTGTACAATCGATGCAAAATGCGGTATTGAAACCACAACATCATAAATATGCCCCATTTCGAGGCCATGATTTTTTAAAAGAGGCGGTTGCAGCATTTTATAAACGAGAATACGATGTAGTGTTAGATCCAGCAACAGAAATAGCTGTTCTTTTTGGCGGAAAAGCTGGATTAGTAGAGCTGCCCGTTTGTTTGCTTAATGAAGGTGACACCGTTTTAGTCCCTGATCCAGGCTATCCAGATTATTTGTCTGGAGTTGCGCTAGCAAAGGCAAACATGGAAGTAATGCCACTTGAAGAGAAAAATAATTTTCTACCAAACTATCAAAATATCTCAGAATCTGTGCTGAAAGATGCAAAGTTAATGTTTTTAAACTATCCGAATAATCCTACAGGTGCTATGGCAACAGCTGCTTTTTTTGAAGAAACAGTAGAGCTAGCAAATAAAAATAATATTTGTGTCGTTCATGATTTTGCATATGGCGCTATCGGCTTTGAGGGGAATCGTCCAATTAGTTTTCTACAAACTGCTGGTGCTAAAAATGTTGGCGTAGAAATATATACCTTATCAAAAACATATAATATGGCAGGGTGGAGAGTCGGTTTTACCGTTGGGAATGCTAGTGTAATTGAAGCGATCAATTTACTTCAAGACCATCTATATGTGAGCCTTTTTAGTAGTATACAAGAAGCTGCTGCAACTGCGCTTTTAGACTCTCAACATTGTGTAGATGAATTAGTGGAAATGTATGAGGAGAGACGTAACGTTCTCGTAAACGGATTGAAAGAAATTGGTTGGGACGTTAATGCCCCACAAGGATCCTTTTTCGCATGGTTAAAAGTCCCTAATGGCTATACTTCTGAAAGCTTTTCTGATTACTTATTAGAAAATGCTCATATTGTCGTTGCACCAGGAATTGGCTTTGGATCATACGGTGAAGGTTATGTGAGAGTAGGGCTGTTAACAAGTACAGAAAGATTACAAGAAGCGGTTGATCGAATTAAAAAATTGCAATTATTTTCTTAA
- the mtnW gene encoding 2,3-diketo-5-methylthiopentyl-1-phosphate enolase produces MSEVIATYLVHDAKGNLERKAEGIALGLTVGSWTDLPKVDQDQLKKHKGRVVHVEYLPEDEKVNRYFGEKRTKGLIKIAYPSLNFSNDIPAIITTVFGKLSLDGEIKLLDLQFSDELKRSFPGPKFGIQGIREKTGVWERPFVMSIFKGVLGRDLAFLRDQLKEQALGGVDFVKDDEILFENELTPFENRIIAGKEVLQNVYEQTGHRTLYAVNITGRTYELRDKAKRAVELGADMLLFNVFSYGLDCLQSLAEDKDIKIPIMAHPAFSGALTPSPVYGVSYELLLGKLLRYAGADFSLFPSPYGSVALKKEATIKVAKELTKEDLVKASLPVPSAGIHPGLVPLLINDFGQESVINAGGGVHGHPDGAAGGAKAFRQAVDAVLEGKTLGEAAAEKEELQKALQLWGEK; encoded by the coding sequence ATGAGTGAAGTAATTGCTACATACTTAGTTCATGATGCGAAAGGGAATCTAGAAAGAAAAGCGGAAGGAATTGCACTTGGACTCACAGTTGGTTCTTGGACAGATTTACCAAAAGTAGACCAGGATCAGTTAAAAAAACATAAAGGTCGAGTAGTACATGTTGAATATCTGCCAGAGGACGAAAAGGTTAACAGATATTTCGGTGAGAAGAGAACAAAAGGACTTATCAAAATTGCTTATCCATCACTTAATTTTTCTAATGACATTCCTGCCATTATCACTACAGTTTTTGGGAAGCTTTCTCTTGATGGAGAAATTAAATTACTTGATTTACAGTTTAGTGATGAACTAAAAAGAAGTTTTCCAGGACCGAAATTTGGTATTCAAGGTATTCGAGAAAAAACAGGTGTGTGGGAGCGTCCGTTTGTAATGAGTATTTTTAAAGGAGTATTAGGGCGTGATCTCGCCTTTTTACGAGACCAATTAAAAGAGCAAGCGTTAGGCGGAGTGGATTTTGTAAAAGACGATGAAATATTATTTGAAAATGAATTAACACCGTTTGAAAATAGAATAATTGCCGGTAAGGAAGTACTTCAAAATGTGTACGAACAAACAGGGCACCGTACGCTTTACGCGGTGAACATTACTGGTAGAACATATGAGTTAAGGGATAAGGCGAAAAGAGCGGTAGAACTTGGAGCTGACATGTTATTATTTAACGTTTTCTCCTATGGACTAGATTGTTTACAAAGTCTCGCAGAAGATAAAGATATCAAAATACCAATAATGGCCCATCCTGCATTTAGTGGTGCTTTAACACCTTCACCAGTTTACGGGGTTTCGTATGAGCTATTATTAGGTAAATTACTACGATATGCTGGGGCAGATTTTTCCCTTTTCCCTTCTCCTTATGGAAGTGTAGCGCTAAAAAAAGAGGCAACAATAAAAGTTGCAAAAGAGTTAACGAAAGAGGATCTTGTAAAAGCAAGCTTACCTGTCCCATCTGCTGGTATTCATCCTGGTTTAGTGCCGTTATTAATAAATGATTTTGGTCAAGAGTCAGTTATTAATGCTGGAGGCGGAGTACATGGGCACCCTGATGGAGCCGCTGGTGGTGCTAAAGCATTCCGTCAAGCTGTAGACGCCGTACTGGAAGGGAAAACGTTAGGAGAGGCAGCTGCAGAAAAAGAGGAATTACAGAAAGCATTACAGCTTTGGGGTGAAAAATAA
- a CDS encoding 2-hydroxy-3-keto-5-methylthiopentenyl-1-phosphate phosphatase encodes MTTLKRQPVIFCDFDGTVTKSDNIIAAMKQFAPDEWVSLKDQVLSQQISIQDGVGEMFALLSSSKREEITNFIVQQAEIREGFDRFIAYVKEQEIPLYIVSGGIDFFVKPLLKGRIEEEYIYCNRADFSNENITITWPHSCDEQCDNDCGCCKPSIIRKIANDTSYKVVIGDSITDLQAAKLADKVIARDFLIEKCEENKLAYESFETFDDVISILQRLEVTV; translated from the coding sequence ATGACAACTTTAAAAAGACAACCTGTTATTTTTTGTGATTTTGATGGAACTGTAACGAAGTCAGATAACATTATTGCAGCGATGAAGCAATTTGCACCTGATGAATGGGTTTCATTAAAGGATCAAGTGTTATCTCAACAAATTAGTATACAAGATGGAGTAGGGGAAATGTTTGCTTTACTTTCATCCAGTAAGAGGGAAGAGATTACTAACTTTATTGTGCAACAAGCGGAAATACGCGAAGGGTTCGACCGCTTCATTGCTTACGTAAAAGAGCAAGAGATCCCACTATATATTGTTTCTGGTGGAATCGACTTTTTCGTCAAGCCGTTATTAAAAGGACGGATTGAAGAGGAATATATCTATTGCAATAGAGCTGATTTTTCAAACGAGAATATTACTATAACTTGGCCACATAGTTGTGATGAACAATGTGATAACGATTGCGGCTGCTGCAAACCTTCCATCATTCGAAAAATTGCAAACGATACTTCATACAAAGTGGTTATTGGTGACTCCATCACGGATCTACAAGCAGCTAAATTAGCAGATAAAGTGATTGCGAGAGATTTTTTAATAGAAAAATGCGAAGAAAATAAACTCGCTTATGAATCGTTCGAAACGTTCGATGATGTCATTTCCATACTACAACGACTGGAGGTTACGGTATGA
- a CDS encoding methylthioribulose 1-phosphate dehydratase — translation MSRYLQKWNELADVKDEFAERDWFPGTSGNLSIKVSTNPLTFFVTASGKDKRKRTSEDFLLVDKKGAPAEETKLKPSAETQLHVEVYNRTNAGAVFHVHTIDNNVISEIYKEEGKITFKRQEIIKALGYWEEDAEVSIPIIKNDAHIPTLSQQFSKYIHGDKGAVLILNHGITVWGETAFEAKKYLEAWEFLFSYHLKLLALQNVQKQYPVMPIA, via the coding sequence ATGAGTCGTTATTTGCAAAAGTGGAATGAACTAGCGGATGTAAAGGATGAGTTTGCCGAAAGAGATTGGTTTCCAGGAACAAGTGGAAATTTGTCTATTAAAGTTTCAACAAACCCTCTAACATTTTTCGTAACAGCAAGTGGAAAGGATAAGCGAAAACGTACAAGCGAGGATTTTTTGCTAGTAGATAAAAAAGGCGCACCCGCTGAAGAAACAAAATTAAAACCTTCAGCTGAAACGCAATTGCATGTTGAAGTTTATAACAGAACTAATGCAGGAGCGGTATTTCACGTTCATACGATTGATAATAACGTTATATCGGAAATTTATAAAGAAGAAGGAAAAATAACGTTTAAAAGGCAAGAAATAATTAAAGCTTTAGGTTATTGGGAAGAGGATGCGGAGGTTTCTATTCCAATTATAAAAAATGATGCACATATTCCTACCCTTTCTCAACAGTTCTCTAAATACATTCATGGAGACAAAGGAGCGGTCCTTATATTAAACCATGGAATCACCGTATGGGGAGAAACGGCTTTTGAAGCAAAAAAATATTTAGAAGCTTGGGAGTTTTTGTTTTCTTACCATCTAAAATTGCTAGCTTTGCAAAATGTTCAAAAACAGTATCCGGTTATGCCAATTGCTTAA